From one Dermacentor silvarum isolate Dsil-2018 chromosome 3, BIME_Dsil_1.4, whole genome shotgun sequence genomic stretch:
- the LOC119446625 gene encoding uncharacterized protein LOC119446625 yields MRRKPPSLTTLGEEPVSGVSSTPLLIVFVVIATWPTWGAPTVCYASGLNKDVEEPSKIHQGDSYFLPRKPNDTGVVKDSGRGFFPPRCPLTDSCKNRCGDPSDDEEYTCHCDPSCVKYGDCCVDVQRHCSLEPLAVDPPSLRPPCMYETDFPLDQSFFYVSTCPDGVDLNSDDEEDDVKVLGEDGIVYANDARARCNGATNAVPLALLDDTEAESGNHSTRYFVRTCVQAVGTCKIKKTVFGERNLEVLCAAFQGPVRSFQTPNRKRKLYKNAYCALCNGDVPDLRCPGGVATYSQKEMASSLFQDTREKSYEATDDIPSAFSIVLNFGLDGVEKYRFSSESKETMMRNEQRCKDGFIWDPFAELCRQLYCGTQFTLVNSKCIQKPQDSVEHNVSNASLFKVRSTNYSRITVVMNISLDRSSDVRMEDLKHSITSSFVEYYNISNDRIKNMAVTILWDPERVQQYLENSDNVLVVEEGNYEHEDGYVPDPANSSGSPATLIAHFDLYEPTKDDLEPSISSIIDSLAGSFSVNSILLKELNTTAAVSSVLSKPLVLDDWCGEQDGGIWREYWNDEFVFLPRTENGTGIGKVYVNKTGRVFKTGDFVANVLIRVTGDQKSPVTTNSIVIVCDRGTGLPRSCPCVEFNMTQVKIFENDTLMLYAGPGPLSVACRHYQLMPYGKVCLCLDELRQGLRIRGQLFDGPIMALISLVLSAISLLCLVLVLTTYSLFAELRNLPGWNIIFLTGSLFVMQLAFLLSQRQSVQGVACRAAAIVCHYTVINSFFWMNVLAYDLYKTFRTSGSSMGGTRKVFRHLPFYMLYAFGTPLAIVGACVALDYFDTLLSPSYGLFGVCWIVNKLSALAFFAVPVAVLLLLNFVFYVMTVYSVHSVARQKPGTILRRHSDKGPATAATYVRMATGMGLTWVFGFVAAFVRSSEAARTAFTYLFIVCNTLQGLFLFYAFVCNRKTYHLYRALFCNVRRGARAKLSTSSSVSSVSTVTSQASLASVRSTQSARTANQ; encoded by the exons ATGCGGAGAAAACCACCATCATTGACCACCTTGGGGGAGGAGCCTGTCTCGGGTGTTTCTTCGACGCCACTGCTGATCGTATTCGTCGTGATAGCGACATGGCCGACCTGGGGTGCTCCTACCGTCTGTTACGCCAGCGGACTAAACAAGGACGTCGAAGAGCCGTCCAAGATCCATCAAGGTGACTCGTATTTCCTACCTCGGAAGCCGAACGATACTGGTGTCGTTAAAGACAGCGGAAGAGGGTTTTTTCCGCCGAGGTGTCCGCTAACCGACTCGTGCAAGAACCGCTGCGGAGATCCCTCGGATGATGAGGAGTACACGTGCCACTGTGACCCATCTTGCGTAAAATACGGTGACTGCTGCGTTGACGTCCAAAGGCACTGCTCGCTGGAGCCCTTGGCTGTCGACCCGCCCTCACTGCGCCCTCCTTGCATGTACGAAACAGATTTCCCGCTGGACCAGTCCTTCTTCTACGTATCCACGTGTCCCGACGGTGTAGACCTCAACAGCGACGACGAGGAAGACGACGTAAAGGTTTTGGGCGAAGACGGCATCGTCTACGCGAATGACGCGCGCGCTCGTTGCAATGGCGCGACAAATGCCGTGCCGCTGGCTCTACTGGACGATACAGAAGCCGAGAGCGGCAACCATTCGACACGCTACTTTGTCAGGACCTGCGTGCAGGCCGTTGGCACGTGCAAAATTAAGAAAACGGTGTTTGGCGAGCGGAACCTGGAAGTCTTGTGCGCGGCATTCCAGGGTCCCGTGAGGTCGTTCCAGACGCCTAACCGAAAGCGGAAGCTCTACAAGAACGCCTACTGCGCGCTCTGCAACGGCGACGTGCCGGACCTTCGTTGCCCTGGCGGGGTGGCGACCTATAGCCAAAAAGAAATGGCGAGCTCGCTGTTCCAGGACACCAGAGAGAAGAGCTACGAGGCCACGGACGACATTCCTTCGGCTTTTTCCATTGTCCTCAACTTTGGTTTAGACGGAGTGGAGAAATACAGGTTCTCTTCGGAAAGCAAAGAAACGATGATGCGCAATGAGCAGCGATGTAAGGATGGGTTCATTTGGGATCCTTTCGCCGAACTTTGCCGGCAATTGTATTGTGGTACTCAGTTCACTTTGGTGAATTCGAAGTGCATACAGAAACCTCAGGACAGTGTAGAACACAATGTCAGTAACGCGTCCCTGTTCAAAGTTAGGAGCACTAACTACAGCCGCATTACGGTCGTCATGAATATCAGTCTGGATCGTTCCAGTGACGTACGCATGGAGGACTTGAAGCATTCTATCACCAGCAGTTTTGTTGAATACTACAACATATCTAATGACAGGATTAAAAATATGGCCGTCACCATATTGTGGGATCCCGAAAGAGTGCAACAGTACCTAGAAAACTCGGACAACGTGTTAGTAGTTGAAGAGGGCAACTACGAGCACGAAGACGGCTACGTACCAGATCCTGCCAATAGCAGCGGCTCGCCGGCGACTTTGATTGCGCACTTCGACCTTTACGAACCCACGAAAGACGATCTCGAACCTTCAATAAGCTCGATAATCGATTCACTGGCGGGAAGCTTCAGCGTTAACTCGATTCTCCTCAAAGAACTCAACACGACGGCAGCGGTGAGTAGCGTGCTGTCGAAGCCGCTTGTCCTCGACGACTGGTGCGGCGAACAGGACGGAGGCATATGGCGCGAGTACTGGAACGACGAATTCGTGTTCCTGCCCAGAACCGAGAACGGCACGGGCATCGGCAAGGTGTACGTGAACAAGACTGGTCGGGTCTTCAAGACGGGAGACTTCGTGGCCAACGTCCTCATCCGAGTCACCGGCGACCAGAAATCGCCGGTGACCACTAACAGCATTGTGATCGTGTGCGACCGCGGAACAGGACTTCCCAGGTCGTGTCCCTGCGTGGAATTCAACATGACGCAAGTGAAGATATTCGAGAACGACACGCTCATGCTCTACGCCGGACCTGGCCCTCTTTCCGTCGCGTGCCGCCACTACCAGCTCATGCCTTACGGAAAGGTGTGCCTCTGCTTGGACGAACTGCGACAGGGGCTCAGAATCCGTGGCCAGCTATTCGACGGACCAATCATGGCCCTCATCAGCCTCGTGCTGAGCGCCATATCGCTACTGTGCCTCGTGCTCGTGCTAACCACTTACTCGCTGTTCGCCGAGCTTCGCAATCTACCAGGATGGAACATCATCTTTCTGACCGGCTCGCTCTTCGTCATGCAACTGGCTTTCCTGCTGAGCCAGCGACAGTCCGTGCAGGGCGTAGCCTGTAGAGCGGCGGCCATCGTCTGCCACTACACGGTCATCAACTCCTTCTTCTGGATGAACGTCCTCGCTTACGACCTGTACAAGACATTCAGGACGAGTGGCAGTTCCATGGGTGGCACACGCAAGGTTTTCCGCCACCTGCCCTTCTACATGCTGTACGCCTTCGGCACGCCGCTCGCCATCGTGGGCGCATGCGTGGCATTGGACTACTTCGATACCCTGCTGTCCCCGTCGTATGGCTTGTTCGGCGTCTGTTGGATCGTGAACAAACTGTCCGCGCTGGCATTTTTCGCCGTGCCCGTGGCGGTGCTCCTACTGCTGAACTTTGTCTTCTACGTCATGACCGTCTACTCTGTGCATAGCGTAGCCAG GCAGAAGCCGGGCACCATCCTGCGCCGCCACAGCGACAAGGGCCCGGCAACGGCGGCCACGTACGTGCGCATGGCGACCGGCATGGGCCTGACCTGGGTGTTCGGCTTCGTCGCGGCTTTCGTGCGCAGCTCCGAAGCCGCCAGGACCGCCTTCACCTACCTGTTCATCGTGTGCAACACGCTGCAG GGCCTGTTCCTGTTCTACGCGTTCGTGTGCAACCGGAAGACGTACCACCTGTACAGGGCGCTGTTCTGCAACGTGCGCCGCGGAGCCCGAGCCAAGCTCAGCACTTCCAGCTCCGTCAGCTCCGTCTCCACGGTCACCAGCCAGGCCAGCTTGGCTTCCGTGCGCTCTACGCAGTCGGCACGAACAGCGAACCAATGA